From a single Arachis hypogaea cultivar Tifrunner chromosome 3, arahy.Tifrunner.gnm2.J5K5, whole genome shotgun sequence genomic region:
- the LOC112786402 gene encoding uncharacterized protein — protein sequence MSPKSLMATNRFVCEICNKGFQRDQNLQLHRRGHNLPWKLKQRNKEEQVRKKVYVCPEKSCVHHDPCRALGDLTGIKKHYSRKHGEKKWKCDKCSKKYAVHSDWKAHAKICGTREYKCDCGTIFSRKDSFITHRAFCDALAEEGARINSVPTTLSNLMDRRDHHHHHHQLATSRIIPRHHILPSAGFHSEFGGGGGSGGGYYSDQKLMMMRNNNIQIPLWLDQGNSNNNHNHVSGISSNTSSACTNGNTIIMPHHDVVNNSMFGSQQWQQNPEASSSSLTNNNNNANVAMMMPPPHAGLKQEQDDMFYFGASNYHHHHIMLQKASQIGGGDELVNLEGSISSIPPLILNPTRRPSKNDNKDEDDELGLTRDFLGVGEDESTMSNTRPLMLQQHLADFTAMDMHHQTHYSSSSGHYYLQVNDEEIDG from the exons ATGTCACCAAAGTCGTTGATGGCGACGAACCGTTTCGTATGCGAAATCTGCAACAAGGGTTTCCAGAGGGACCAGAACTTGCAGCTGCATAGGAGAGGACACAACCTTCCATGGAAGCTAAagcaaagaaacaaagaagaacaaGTGAGGAAGAAGGTGTACGTGTGCCCGGAGAAGTCTTGCGTGCACCATGACCCTTGTAGAGCACTGGGGGACCTCACAGGTATCAAGAAACACTACAGCAGGAAGCATGGCGAGAAGAAATGGAAGTGTGACAAGTGTTCCAAGAAATACGCTGTTCATTCTGATTGGAAGGCCCATGCCAAGATCTGCGGGACTCGGGAGTACAAGTGCGACTGCGGCACCATTTTCTCCCG GAAGGACAGCTTCATAACACACAGAGCATTTTGTGATGCATTGGCTGAAGAAGGTGCAAGAATAAACTCAGTTCCAACAACTTTGAGCAACTTGATGGATAGAAgagatcatcatcatcaccatcatcaattaGCAACAAGTAGAATCATCCCTCGTCATCACATTCTTCCAAGTGCTGGATTTCACTCGGaatttggtggtggtggtggcagtgGTGGTGGTTATTATTCAGATCAGAAGCTGATGATGATGAGGAACAATAATATTCAGATTCCACTATGGTTAGACCAGGGCAATAGCAATAACAATCATAATCATGTTagtggcatttcatcaaacactagTAGTGCATGCACCAATGGCAACACTATCATTATGCCTCATCATGATGTAGTGAACAACTCTATGTTTGGATCACAACAATGGCAGCAGAATCCagaagcatcatcatcatcactcacaaacaataacaacaatgccaacgtgGCTATGATGATGCCACCACCACATGCAGGATTAAAGCAAGAACAAGATGACATGTTCTATTTTGGTGCTAGTAATTACCATCATCATCACATAATGTTACAAAAAGCATCACAAATTGGAGGAGGTGATGAGTTGGTGAATTTGGAAGGTAGCATCAGTAGTATTCCTCCATTAATATTGAATCCAACAAGGAGGCCATCAAAGAATGATAAtaaagatgaagatgatgaactGGGTTTAACAAGGGATTTTCTTGGAGTTGGAGAAGATGAATCAACAATGAGCAACACTAGGCCATTGATGTTACAGCAACACTTAGCTGACTTCACAGCCATGGATATGCATCATCAAACCCACTACAGTAGTAGTAGTGGACATTACT ACTTACAGGTAAATGATGAAGAAATAGATGGATGA